Proteins encoded together in one Pseudoalteromonas xiamenensis window:
- the hemC gene encoding hydroxymethylbilane synthase: MTEHNAPLRIATRKSALALWQAEFVKAQLEKFHPGLVVELVPMTTQGDVILDTPLAKIGGKGLFVKELEQAMLDGRADIAVHSMKDVPVEFPEGLALHTICEREDPRDAFVSNTYSALAELPQGAVVGTSSLRRQCQIRALRPDLDIRDLRGNVNTRLAKLDAGEYDAIILAAAGLIRLEMPERIRAFIEPEVSLPANGQGAVGIECRIDDERTKALLAPLEHTETRVRVNAERAMNRRLEGGCQVPIGAYALLEKDQVWLRGLVGAVDGSQMLTAQITGAQSDAESLGVQLAETLLGMGADKILADVYGK; this comes from the coding sequence ATGACTGAACATAACGCACCACTTCGTATTGCAACTCGCAAAAGTGCTTTGGCACTGTGGCAAGCTGAGTTTGTAAAAGCACAATTAGAAAAGTTCCACCCTGGACTTGTCGTTGAGCTTGTACCGATGACCACTCAAGGTGATGTGATTCTCGATACGCCACTGGCAAAAATAGGTGGTAAAGGTCTGTTTGTTAAAGAATTAGAACAAGCTATGTTGGATGGCCGTGCCGATATCGCGGTACATTCAATGAAAGACGTACCTGTCGAATTCCCTGAAGGCTTAGCATTACACACCATTTGTGAGCGTGAAGATCCGCGTGATGCGTTTGTATCAAATACCTATAGTGCACTTGCTGAGCTGCCACAAGGAGCGGTTGTGGGCACGTCAAGTTTGCGCCGCCAATGTCAAATTCGTGCGCTTCGTCCAGATTTAGACATCCGTGACCTGCGCGGCAATGTGAACACGCGTTTGGCAAAATTGGATGCCGGTGAATATGACGCCATTATTTTAGCCGCGGCGGGTCTAATCCGATTGGAAATGCCAGAACGCATTCGTGCTTTTATTGAACCCGAAGTGTCATTACCGGCAAATGGACAGGGTGCGGTGGGTATCGAATGTCGAATCGACGATGAGCGCACAAAAGCGCTACTCGCACCACTAGAGCATACGGAAACTCGCGTTCGAGTGAATGCAGAACGTGCGATGAATCGTCGTCTTGAAGGGGGCTGTCAGGTACCAATAGGGGCTTATGCCTTGCTTGAAAAGGATCAAGTGTGGCTACGTGGTTTGGTTGGTGCGGTAGATGGTAGCCAAATGCTGACCGCTCAAATCACAGGGGCACAGAGCGACGCAGAATCATTAGGCGTACAACTTGCTGAAACTCTGCTTGGGATGGGAGCAGATAAAATACTTGCAGACGTCTACGGAAAATAA
- a CDS encoding DUF2914 domain-containing protein, with protein MTQKLVIRTKTNVAVSQPPVEAVSYEWHWRRIWAALLSFGLLIGAGGYALLLSVNADELTPENRVETQHSALDLAQASDSLEQDAELDNVSVADEDDTANTEVVTIDKAVFDEDTSTSEPSDVLQDELGEEPAAPSLVSIDNGNETPSNQIESADSPTDVNDPAQFSSDATVATLAVGAQIDTSKVSRAVLTTGVIDREPVDVLKTDVSNSQFSDKLYFFTEVKALQGTTIHHVWYFQDVIMADIPLSISAARFRTYSLKHVLPEQLGDWRVDVVKETGELIAQKQFRIHAAQP; from the coding sequence ATGACACAAAAGTTGGTCATTCGGACAAAAACAAACGTCGCCGTCAGCCAACCACCTGTTGAAGCGGTGAGTTATGAGTGGCATTGGCGACGTATTTGGGCCGCTTTGTTGTCATTTGGATTGCTCATCGGTGCCGGTGGTTACGCGCTGTTGCTATCGGTTAATGCCGATGAATTAACACCGGAAAACAGGGTGGAAACACAACATTCCGCATTGGATTTGGCGCAAGCGTCGGACAGCTTGGAACAAGATGCCGAATTGGATAATGTAAGCGTAGCGGATGAAGATGACACGGCGAATACGGAAGTGGTTACCATCGACAAAGCGGTGTTTGATGAAGATACATCGACGAGCGAACCCAGCGACGTATTGCAAGACGAATTAGGGGAAGAACCTGCCGCACCCTCTCTGGTATCAATAGACAATGGTAATGAAACACCGTCGAACCAAATTGAATCAGCCGATTCGCCAACTGACGTGAACGATCCGGCACAGTTTTCTTCGGATGCGACAGTGGCCACGTTAGCTGTAGGCGCGCAAATTGACACGTCTAAGGTGTCACGTGCAGTGCTTACCACCGGTGTTATTGACCGTGAACCCGTGGATGTCCTTAAAACGGACGTATCGAACAGCCAGTTTTCAGACAAACTCTATTTTTTTACAGAAGTGAAAGCGCTGCAAGGCACAACCATTCACCACGTTTGGTATTTTCAAGATGTGATTATGGCGGACATTCCATTGTCTATTTCCGCAGCGCGTTTTCGTACTTATTCACTGAAACACGTGTTGCCAGAACAATTAGGCGACTGGCGGGTTGATGTCGTCAAAGAAACGGGCGAATTAATCGCACAGAAACAATTTCGTATCCATGCCGCACAACCTTAA